cggtacacgtgacatgaacaaaactaaacaaattgttactgaagtgttgttattattgtaatgGAGATGTTGACAGCCCCAATTTGTACATGGAAAGGGTCGACAAGATGCAATGTCCCAGGGACGTGGTCATCTGTTTTTTAATTATATGGCTTGAGGTATAAGTATTGACTGGGACAATGGGAACAAACTCTCCCACTCTATTTTGAACAGGTATCTTACATCCACCATGGATGCACTGCCCAGGTCATGTGTTCAAGTGTCAGTGGTGGGACTTGAACCCATGACCATCTCATTCTCTACAGCAAGAATTGGAGTTTCGTGGAATGACCATTTTAATCAAGCATTGTTTTGGGTGTTGGTCCAGGAATACACTCAGAACCAATGCCACCACATCAAGTGAGCTTGTCTAGATAGGTCAAGGCTTTGCACTTGACCAGTCCGTAGTATGTTTCCAACATGGCACAGCGTCTGCTGTCGGTAATCTCCTCCCATGCCCTCGCCAGCTCCTCGTCAGTCAGCCCGAATGAACTGAAGATGAAATTGTAGCAGCAGCGATTGAACCGTATGTGCTTCTCCCCGGAGAACCGGGAGCTGTGGATGGGCACCACACCAGCCTTCTTGGCACAGATTCCAACAAAAACATCTTCAGATATTGAAGTGTCCATCGCCTGGGAAACAACAAAGATTTTCCTGGCCACATCCTGTGAGATGACAAAGGCAGTGGTGCTACAATAATCAGGGTAGAATTTCCCTGAATACCGACTAACAGGCATGTAGTGTTTGCTCTGAGGCTCTCTGATCGGCATAACTTGGTGGTAGACCCTCCCGATGTAAAGATCTTCTGCGTGCCTCTTCAAACCAAGCAGATACTCCATCAAGCTTTTGTAGTTGACAAAGGTCTCCTCATTGGATTTCAGAATAAATAAAGCTTTGGAGCAAAACGTCACGGCCCAACGCATGATCATGATGGTTTTGTGGACACCGTTGCTGGGTGAATCCAAGAAGGTGCCTTGGATGATATCTTTGTGGTTTGCAAACTCTCTATCGATGTCGCCCTGCGTTTCCGGCGTTGGAGGGATGCCGATCGCGAACAGCGTCATCAAATGGTATCCGTCCACCTTCGTCACGTTCGCCCAAGTCCGCCGGATCGTTTCCCGCCGTGTTCGGTTTTCCGCGCCGCTGGACACGACGGCCAGGAGAAAGAGATCTCTGCCGGCGCAAGCTCCTGCGTTACCGATACGGAAGAACCTGGAGATGTTTTTCCTGACTGAGCTCACGTCCAGTTTTCTGGCTCTCTCACGGATATCCAGGGTTTGGGCATCCGTGTAGGTAGTCGGGGAGGATTGCAGCAGATACTCTTCCATAAAGTCCGCCCCAAAGAGAAAGGCGTGGAAAAGAACCACGTTGAAGAGCAGGAAACACCACTGGTGCTTGCGAAGTCTGCAAAATGACAGCTGGAAAAACAAACTTATGTTTAATACAAAGGACCgttggattcaattcaattcaacctaTTCTTCCacttgtaaacatagaaaataggtgcaggagtaggccattcggcccttcgagcctgcaccgccattcattgtgatcatggctgatcatccaactcagtatcctgtacctgccttctctccataccccctgatccctttagccacaagggccacatctaactcactcttaaatatagccaatgaactggcctcaactaccttctgtggcagagaattccagagattcaccactctctgtgtgaattttttttttctcatctcggtcctaaaagatttcccccttatccttaaactgtgaccgcttgttctggacttccccaacatcgggaacaatcttcctgcatctagcctgtccaacccctgggtAAAGCCACCCTGCTCTCTGCTCCATTCAATCTCAACTCTTTCTCATTATGTATTTGATGTCTCTTTAACTTTCTTATCTCAGTAAACTCCATAGTTATCATCACACATGAAATATGGAAACAATTACTGCAAACTCATGCTTTGCACCTTTTTAACCATGGCGCTTGGAGCTTCAATCATATCGAATCATTAGGCAacgcaagaaactgcaaatacctgaatcctgagcaaagcacaaagtgctggattacctccgtgagtcaagcagcatctgtggaggcagtggACAGGTTGGGTCctctttccagtctgaagaagggtcgttaaCCAAAACACCATCGGTCCATTCCATCCGCAACTGCCGCCTGACCCAATGAGCACTTTGTCCATTGCTCGACATTGAATCATTTACCTGAGTCAGCAATGTCAACTCCCATCGACATTTTGAAAACTTTGCGCTCATCTTAATCTTCATTGTTTGAAAAGAAAAGACCCCATTTTACTTTGAAATTTCAGTCCCCCTCAAAAAAGATTTTCAAGTTTCAATACTCTCTACCTGACTTCCTGTAATATATGGTGTAATTGtagctgttttttaaaaaatcctaCTACCATATCTACACCACTGCCAATTAGGCACCCAACTTTGGGCAGTTTTCAATTCCCCCACCTTAATGAATTATTTTCGGAATAAGCATCGCACAACAGAGGCAATACTGTTTGGCTAAACTTTTCTTCTTGACCTAATAATGTATTACCGTTGTTAGAAAAATATCTCCAGCATCATTACGAATCATGTCTCTCTGTAATAACTAGGAAGTCAATGACCTTATTATCTTTTATAAATAGAGCTGTTCATTGTGTTAATAATATCAAACGTGACACTATTTTACAACATAATTTTCAGTTGACAAAGTAAATTGTGGAAAATTATATGAGGATGACAGTCAAGATCACTGCTGCTGAAATTTACAATTTGTCTTTAAGATGCTTATTATTTCATGTAATCAAATCATGGTACTTCTGATTAGTTTCATTCTGATGTTGCAGCGAACTAAGTTCACATAAAATGCATAAAATTCCGGTATCTAACGAACAGCCAACATAAAGGACAAGATGGCTTTTTCTTAGTGTTTTATGTTTTCACAGCCTCTCTAAATGAaaatgggcggcacgatggcacagtggtcgagttgctgcatcacagcacttgcagcgccggagacccgagtttgatcccgactacaggtgctgtctgtacgttctccccgtgaccgcgtgggttttctccgagatcttcggtttcctcccacataccaaagacgttctggtttgtaggttaatcggcttggtataaatgtaaattgttcctggtgtgtaggatagtgttaatgtgcagggattgctggtcagtgcgg
The DNA window shown above is from Amblyraja radiata isolate CabotCenter1 chromosome 32, sAmbRad1.1.pri, whole genome shotgun sequence and carries:
- the b3galt9 gene encoding beta-1,3-galactosyltransferase 9, which produces MQLSFCRLRKHQWCFLLFNVVLFHAFLFGADFMEEYLLQSSPTTYTDAQTLDIRERARKLDVSSVRKNISRFFRIGNAGACAGRDLFLLAVVSSGAENRTRRETIRRTWANVTKVDGYHLMTLFAIGIPPTPETQGDIDREFANHKDIIQGTFLDSPSNGVHKTIMIMRWAVTFCSKALFILKSNEETFVNYKSLMEYLLGLKRHAEDLYIGRVYHQVMPIREPQSKHYMPVSRYSGKFYPDYCSTTAFVISQDVARKIFVVSQAMDTSISEDVFVGICAKKAGVVPIHSSRFSGEKHIRFNRCCYNFIFSSFGLTDEELARAWEEITDSRRCAMLETYYGLVKCKALTYLDKLT